In Mytilus trossulus isolate FHL-02 chromosome 14, PNRI_Mtr1.1.1.hap1, whole genome shotgun sequence, a genomic segment contains:
- the LOC134697846 gene encoding pancreatic secretory granule membrane major glycoprotein GP2-like — protein sequence MIADIRLKKYKCFVTGTEVKCPVGETSDNGGFTPGCEFDPCHNSNYEVLIGELKRSSNYTLQSDDVAIEDSRITSGWYRIDSATGNDIVNESVSMMQCGTLYPLWMDGNIPDVSDMTVDRKVCRSGISSICDQMVDIKVRNCGSYRTYHLTQLDVDKSAYCFGTLPVPDTTITTTGHPPGKPRPKEGMFHIPILIYHGMYVNAM from the exons ATGATAGCCGATATAagattaaagaaatataaatgttttgttacaG gTACTGAAGTTAAATGTCCAGTGGGAGAAACTTCGGACAATGGAGGGTTTACACCAGGATGTGAAT TTGACCCTTGTCATAACAGCAACTACGAGGTACTTATTGGAGAATTGAAAAGGTCTTCAAACTATACACTGCAGTCCGATGATGTGGCAATAGAGGACAGCCGAATAACATCGGGATGGTATAGAATTGATAGTGCAACCGGAAATGATATAGTCAATGAGAGCGTGTCTATGATGCAGTGTGGTACTTTATATCCATTGTGGATGGACG GAAATATACCGGATGTTTCTGATATGACGGTCGACAGAAAAGTTTGTAGATCAGGAATATCCAGTATTTGTGACCAGATGGTTGACATAAAAGTTCGAAATTGTGGTAGCTATAGAACCTATCATTTAACACAGCTGGATGTTGACAAATCAGCATATTGCTTTG gTACTCTACCCGTCCCTGATACTACAATTACAACCACAGGACATCCTCCAGGAAAACCTCGACCAAAAGAAGGTATGTTCCATATACCAATTCTAATTTATCATGGTATGTACGTTAATGCCATGTGA